One window of Cohnella hashimotonis genomic DNA carries:
- a CDS encoding YdhK family protein — MKKTLLILGVTATLMLNGCARGANVEGMQAMDHQAHALSTATFEGLKKASAPAFPVGSKVTIHSDHMEGMNGAEGTVSGAFDTTLYAVTYKPATGGKTVHDHKWVIQEELKDAGEARYAPGDSVTLNADHMEGMMGAAATIDLVVKGTVYSVDYDPTTGGDTVKNHRWVSEDELSAR; from the coding sequence ATGAAAAAGACACTACTCATTCTCGGAGTTACTGCCACGCTCATGCTTAACGGTTGCGCGAGAGGCGCTAACGTGGAAGGCATGCAGGCCATGGACCATCAAGCGCACGCTCTTTCAACGGCCACGTTCGAGGGATTAAAGAAAGCATCCGCCCCTGCATTTCCTGTCGGAAGCAAGGTTACGATTCATTCGGATCACATGGAAGGGATGAACGGCGCCGAGGGTACGGTATCCGGGGCATTCGATACGACCCTTTACGCAGTAACTTACAAACCCGCAACGGGCGGCAAGACTGTCCATGATCACAAGTGGGTGATCCAGGAGGAGTTAAAAGATGCGGGCGAAGCGCGCTACGCGCCGGGCGACTCCGTCACGCTGAATGCGGACCATATGGAAGGCATGATGGGGGCCGCGGCCACAATCGATCTCGTCGTGAAAGGCACCGTCTATTCCGTAGACTACGATCCGACTACCGGCGGAGATACGGTTAAAAACCATCGATGGGTATCCGAAGACGAGTTGTCCGCCAGATAA
- a CDS encoding KGG domain-containing protein: MARNDDNNTMSREEAGRMGGEATARTHDKEFYQEIGEKGGEARGGSNNRSQSDDRNGMSREEAGRKGGRS; the protein is encoded by the coding sequence ATGGCACGCAACGACGACAACAACACGATGAGCCGCGAAGAAGCAGGACGTATGGGTGGAGAAGCGACAGCAAGGACGCATGACAAGGAATTTTACCAAGAAATCGGCGAAAAGGGCGGCGAAGCCCGAGGCGGCAGCAACAACCGCAGCCAAAGCGACGATCGGAACGGCATGAGCCGCGAAGAGGCAGGCCGCAAGGGCGGTCGCTCCTGA
- a CDS encoding S-layer homology domain-containing protein: protein MKKSIYRQFTIAALALIMAFSSLPLAAKPASAAQAGPPMFQDDFEGTNAAAWTIGSGSWVTEEGNNEPLFSDDFENGNAAKWTNNGGSWSAVQNGTSISYRQSAGGASELIAGDSSWTNYVYEADVKLVNGAGAMMDFRYQDSLHFYYLYMSETYIRLMKQNGSAQDWISAYDGPSLQTSATVGIKVEAIGNQFKIYRDGELVLSTADNSDPYLSGKIGLATWATSVEYDNVSVLDTTANHVFVQSDDNGGEAVSGELSWSNYSVQTRLALSSLSSDGSAGIRLRQQDSGDGYDMRYLSDSDGGKLQILKIINGEETIVAEAPFSMQTGRSYVWKGVAAGKYLDLYIDGNKYLSVVDSTYTTGKIALMLLNATASYDNVIVEQVSVPIISDGNTTFYVSSSLGDDNNDGLSEATAWRTLEKANEAEFHAGDNLLLKSGDRWNEPLILQGSGTAEYPIKVSSYGTGDKPVIAWNAPHGGSVLSGRNLSNWVIQGLALQIIPSSTQSWSNITAGIQLYYDNSNGHGNVLIDGNDVYSSTYDSNTNGIVISASVPGTDNKEVARDLTISNNTVHDIGWYAITTTGWDTEKNEELRSQLMYGNVKVSGNEVYNTASQGIVVQNAHNSVIERNVVHDGGLGTDTWGPGGLWFIASRDSVIKFNEIYNMKDANSGFDGAGLNIDWYCDNITVQYNYSHDNKGNGITTMSNYGTKIINNKVKGNKAQQSNGNGQIALGNFTGRPDLSSGLHNVEVASNTILVDVDGTSAINSASNPYGTWTGITIHNNNVVIGQGMPDNEVFSIAPNTSISAIDGNRIYSDSAAFRSILHGTEYTDLALWQAGTGYDLNSQVLPQDQTAPSSVSNVAAVADGYVQLTWELAEDQGSGIAHYNIYRSVTPQFELTYANMVGESASASFEDREDVQTNTTYYYRVEAEDRNGNVGVASDTVGITTGATVLTPEQPKLVDFMAPRDQDIISLASLIAKPYLSGIPNVRSVQLFVDDRLAQESDSFPYSFLLEGLKNGKHRLQYKVHDTNGGVIESAPITIDKQVVALRSLYATTAPIIDGDLSDWETADFRIDQLSQVNNIDSAFSDNWTPQKLKAAGNTRWDDTNLYVAVSVTEDEHHLSITNAADLWKGSSIQIAIDPDRGSAPGSKGYTEFAFGLTDDGSALAYRYHAIGGKVAGAYSSGQLSIVRNESTKLTDYEIAIPWSEIIPSGTPIGDGSSLGISVLANYSDGTHVNPASGDARNGWIEYNSGIGAGKAPGLFGYLLLGHQLLTAPAIGGTAMPGGKVSLIWPEVAGATGYTLKYGTASGTYTHTLELGNSTASEIEGLSIGTTYFFAVEAYDAYGVSELSNELRLTLHADDITIPSGNPGSTDHSDPTVAVIPVSTIGDTPLTLEIGQATITLSPSLLKAWIGQSDQLEGATIEVRAVPVTDSKKASIPTSDGRAMLRAASQMIDIRVSLFTSEGKQAAVEPYKGGLSLSLSYDIDANDELLGIYGYDEAAKQWEYIGGDIDPSQHRITVDLPYLGLYSVIEYKLTFEDVSSGHWAARALQALAAKHIVKGVTDARFNPSSVTTRAEFVTLLVRALHLQATNADTVFTDVRSDAWYADAIAAAVEAGIVLGKADNRFAPQEPITRMEMAAMIVRAIGLPTTNGEAKYADVNDIPQCSIPFVVAVSEAKLMQGKGDNRFAPGHEATRAEAAQLLYNLLNDHRK, encoded by the coding sequence ATGAAAAAATCGATCTATCGGCAGTTCACCATTGCAGCACTTGCGCTGATAATGGCATTCTCGAGCCTTCCTCTGGCCGCGAAACCGGCATCCGCCGCGCAAGCAGGACCACCGATGTTCCAGGATGATTTCGAAGGAACGAATGCTGCGGCTTGGACGATAGGCAGCGGCAGCTGGGTCACGGAGGAAGGCAATAACGAACCGTTGTTCTCGGACGACTTCGAAAATGGAAACGCTGCCAAATGGACAAACAACGGCGGCTCCTGGTCTGCGGTTCAGAACGGCACATCTATCTCGTACAGGCAAAGCGCCGGAGGAGCCTCCGAGTTGATCGCAGGGGACTCTTCATGGACGAATTACGTATACGAGGCGGACGTCAAGCTAGTAAACGGCGCTGGGGCGATGATGGATTTCCGCTATCAAGACAGCCTGCATTTTTACTATTTGTACATGAGCGAGACCTACATCAGACTCATGAAGCAGAACGGAAGCGCTCAAGACTGGATTTCAGCCTACGACGGCCCGTCGCTTCAGACGTCGGCAACCGTTGGGATTAAAGTCGAGGCTATCGGCAATCAATTCAAGATATACCGTGACGGAGAGCTTGTTCTCTCGACCGCGGACAACTCTGATCCATACCTATCGGGAAAAATCGGACTAGCCACATGGGCGACCTCGGTGGAATACGATAACGTATCGGTGTTGGATACGACGGCCAACCATGTATTCGTTCAATCCGACGACAACGGCGGTGAAGCCGTCTCGGGAGAACTCTCTTGGTCTAACTATTCCGTTCAGACGCGCCTCGCGCTCTCGTCGCTCAGCTCTGACGGTTCGGCGGGCATCCGCCTGCGACAACAAGATTCCGGCGACGGATATGACATGCGCTATTTATCCGACAGCGACGGCGGTAAGCTGCAGATCTTGAAGATAATAAACGGAGAAGAGACGATTGTCGCGGAAGCTCCGTTCTCCATGCAAACGGGGCGGTCCTATGTTTGGAAAGGCGTCGCGGCCGGCAAATATCTTGACCTTTACATCGATGGAAATAAATATCTTTCCGTGGTGGATTCGACCTATACCACCGGTAAAATCGCTTTAATGCTATTGAACGCAACGGCAAGCTACGACAATGTGATCGTTGAGCAAGTGTCCGTACCGATTATCTCCGACGGCAATACGACGTTCTACGTCAGCTCCAGCTTGGGCGACGACAACAACGATGGATTAAGCGAAGCGACTGCCTGGAGGACGCTGGAGAAGGCAAACGAAGCCGAGTTCCATGCCGGAGACAACCTCCTGTTAAAGTCGGGAGATCGTTGGAACGAACCGCTTATTCTGCAAGGCTCGGGCACGGCTGAATATCCGATTAAGGTTAGCTCTTATGGCACGGGAGATAAACCTGTAATCGCCTGGAATGCCCCTCATGGAGGAAGTGTCCTATCAGGACGCAACTTAAGCAACTGGGTGATTCAAGGATTGGCCTTGCAGATTATCCCCTCCTCGACCCAATCGTGGAGCAATATCACGGCGGGCATTCAACTCTATTACGATAACTCGAACGGTCACGGGAACGTACTTATCGACGGGAATGATGTGTACAGCTCTACCTATGACAGCAACACGAACGGCATCGTCATCTCGGCCTCTGTTCCGGGAACGGACAACAAGGAAGTAGCAAGAGACCTAACGATCTCCAATAACACGGTTCATGATATTGGCTGGTACGCGATAACGACGACAGGCTGGGATACGGAGAAGAACGAAGAATTGCGTTCGCAGCTTATGTACGGCAATGTCAAAGTTTCCGGAAACGAAGTGTACAACACGGCCAGCCAAGGTATCGTCGTGCAGAATGCGCACAACTCGGTCATCGAACGGAACGTCGTACACGACGGAGGACTCGGCACGGATACTTGGGGACCGGGAGGATTATGGTTTATCGCCTCTCGGGATTCGGTCATCAAGTTCAATGAAATTTATAACATGAAAGACGCCAATTCCGGATTTGACGGAGCTGGCCTTAACATAGATTGGTATTGCGACAACATCACCGTGCAATACAACTATTCGCACGATAATAAAGGCAACGGCATCACGACCATGAGCAATTACGGCACCAAAATCATCAACAACAAAGTCAAAGGCAACAAAGCGCAGCAATCGAACGGGAACGGCCAGATTGCCCTCGGCAACTTCACGGGAAGACCGGATCTCTCTTCCGGCCTGCACAACGTAGAAGTCGCGAGCAACACGATTCTCGTGGACGTCGACGGTACTTCGGCGATCAACAGCGCATCCAATCCCTACGGGACTTGGACAGGAATAACGATTCATAACAACAACGTTGTTATCGGACAAGGAATGCCGGATAACGAAGTGTTCAGCATCGCGCCGAATACGAGCATAAGCGCTATTGACGGGAACCGGATATACAGCGATTCTGCCGCATTCCGCTCGATCCTGCACGGGACAGAATATACCGACTTAGCCTTATGGCAAGCGGGTACGGGATACGATCTGAATAGCCAAGTGCTTCCGCAGGACCAAACCGCTCCTTCTTCCGTCAGCAACGTAGCCGCAGTAGCGGACGGATATGTGCAGCTTACTTGGGAGCTCGCGGAGGATCAAGGTTCAGGGATCGCACACTATAATATTTATAGAAGCGTGACGCCTCAGTTCGAACTGACTTACGCCAACATGGTAGGCGAATCTGCATCCGCTTCATTCGAGGATCGGGAGGATGTGCAAACGAACACAACTTATTATTATCGGGTAGAAGCGGAAGACCGGAACGGCAACGTCGGCGTCGCATCGGATACGGTTGGCATTACGACCGGGGCGACCGTCCTCACGCCCGAACAGCCGAAGTTGGTCGACTTCATGGCTCCTCGCGATCAAGATATCATCAGCTTAGCCAGCTTGATCGCGAAGCCTTACCTGTCGGGCATCCCGAATGTTCGCAGCGTTCAATTGTTCGTAGACGATCGACTGGCGCAAGAATCGGACTCGTTCCCTTACTCCTTCCTCCTTGAGGGATTAAAGAACGGCAAGCATCGGTTGCAGTACAAAGTGCATGATACGAACGGCGGAGTCATTGAGTCGGCACCGATTACTATTGACAAGCAAGTCGTCGCCCTCCGAAGTCTCTACGCGACAACGGCTCCGATCATTGACGGCGATCTATCGGATTGGGAAACCGCGGATTTCCGCATAGATCAACTCTCACAGGTTAATAACATCGACAGCGCGTTCTCCGATAACTGGACGCCTCAGAAGCTAAAAGCCGCAGGGAATACTCGCTGGGACGATACGAATTTATACGTGGCTGTTTCGGTAACCGAAGATGAGCACCATCTGTCCATTACGAACGCTGCCGATCTGTGGAAAGGCTCCAGCATTCAGATCGCGATCGATCCCGACCGGGGCAGCGCCCCTGGAAGCAAGGGCTATACCGAGTTCGCGTTCGGGCTAACGGACGACGGAAGCGCACTCGCCTATCGCTACCATGCGATCGGCGGCAAAGTTGCCGGAGCTTACTCTTCGGGGCAACTCTCGATCGTGCGCAACGAGTCGACCAAACTTACCGACTATGAAATCGCCATCCCTTGGAGCGAGATCATTCCTTCCGGCACTCCGATCGGAGACGGTTCTTCGCTCGGCATCTCCGTGCTGGCCAATTATAGCGACGGCACCCATGTGAATCCGGCTTCCGGCGACGCGCGCAACGGGTGGATCGAATATAATAGCGGAATCGGTGCTGGGAAGGCCCCCGGATTGTTCGGCTATTTATTACTCGGCCACCAGCTTCTTACGGCTCCTGCGATCGGCGGAACCGCGATGCCGGGAGGCAAAGTATCCTTGATATGGCCCGAAGTCGCCGGCGCAACCGGGTATACGCTGAAATACGGCACGGCCAGCGGCACTTACACCCATACACTCGAACTCGGCAACTCGACAGCCTCCGAGATTGAAGGACTGTCCATCGGAACGACCTATTTCTTCGCGGTCGAGGCTTACGATGCATACGGAGTCAGCGAACTCTCCAATGAGCTGCGTCTTACGCTTCATGCCGACGACATTACGATTCCGTCCGGAAACCCAGGGAGCACTGACCATTCCGATCCGACGGTTGCCGTCATTCCGGTGTCCACGATCGGAGATACTCCCCTTACTCTCGAAATCGGACAAGCGACGATCACCTTGTCGCCGTCCTTGCTGAAGGCGTGGATCGGACAATCGGATCAGTTGGAAGGAGCGACCATCGAAGTAAGAGCCGTACCCGTAACCGATTCTAAGAAGGCAAGCATCCCCACTTCCGATGGCCGAGCCATGCTCCGAGCCGCAAGTCAAATGATCGATATCCGTGTTAGCCTATTCACCTCCGAGGGAAAGCAAGCTGCTGTTGAACCCTACAAGGGCGGACTCTCTCTCTCGCTCTCGTACGATATAGATGCGAACGATGAGCTGCTCGGCATCTATGGGTACGACGAAGCCGCGAAACAGTGGGAATACATCGGCGGCGATATCGATCCGTCGCAGCATCGAATTACCGTCGATTTGCCGTATCTCGGTCTATACTCCGTCATTGAGTACAAGTTGACCTTCGAGGACGTCTCTTCGGGTCATTGGGCCGCACGTGCGTTGCAAGCGCTAGCCGCCAAGCATATCGTGAAAGGCGTGACCGATGCGAGATTCAATCCGTCAAGCGTTACGACCCGTGCCGAATTCGTCACGCTTCTCGTCCGCGCGCTGCATCTGCAAGCAACCAATGCGGATACCGTTTTCACCGATGTAAGATCGGATGCCTGGTACGCGGACGCCATCGCGGCAGCCGTGGAAGCCGGCATCGTGTTAGGCAAGGCTGATAATCGATTCGCCCCGCAAGAGCCGATCACCCGCATGGAGATGGCGGCCATGATCGTACGCGCGATCGGCCTCCCGACGACAAATGGCGAAGCCAAATACGCTGACGTTAACGACATCCCGCAATGTTCAATTCCATTTGTCGTCGCCGTATCGGAAGCCAAGCTCATGCAAGGCAAGGGAGACAACCGGTTCGCGCCGGGGCACGAAGCCACTCGTGCAGAGGCTGCTCAACTCCTCTACAACTTGTTGAACGACCATCGCAAATAA
- a CDS encoding SGNH/GDSL hydrolase family protein: MNFQDGQKLLFIGDSITDSGRKDDPDGLGGGYVRMARDYLSIAHPAVFLQIENRGVSGETILDLHARWQEDVIALKPDWLTISIGINDEWKEVGLTKYRDTYCELLEETKKRTDASFILMETTIISEDPDDGKNERLLPYNQAIREVAQQFGAILVPQNRLFTSYLREQRRRTLTVDQVHMNSTGNWFMAMNWLKACGVIKE, from the coding sequence ATGAACTTTCAGGATGGACAGAAGCTCTTATTTATCGGAGACAGCATTACGGATAGCGGACGGAAGGACGATCCCGACGGGCTCGGAGGAGGGTATGTTCGGATGGCGAGGGATTATCTCTCGATCGCTCATCCGGCGGTTTTCTTACAGATCGAGAACAGGGGCGTAAGCGGGGAAACGATACTTGATCTGCATGCACGCTGGCAAGAGGATGTGATCGCGTTGAAGCCCGATTGGTTAACGATATCGATCGGCATTAACGACGAATGGAAGGAAGTCGGCTTAACGAAGTATCGGGACACGTATTGCGAACTGCTAGAGGAGACGAAGAAACGGACGGACGCATCGTTCATCTTGATGGAGACGACGATTATCTCGGAGGATCCGGACGATGGCAAAAACGAGCGTTTACTGCCTTATAATCAAGCGATCAGGGAAGTCGCGCAACAGTTCGGGGCGATACTCGTACCGCAGAATCGATTATTCACGTCTTACCTGCGAGAGCAACGGAGGAGAACGCTTACCGTCGATCAGGTGCACATGAACTCGACCGGCAACTGGTTCATGGCTATGAATTGGCTGAAGGCTTGCGGGGTTATCAAAGAATAG
- a CDS encoding extracellular solute-binding protein → MFNRRNKLVFAVMAAFALGSVLSGCGNNNNGAASSAPSAATASGSAVNAPSESAEPVELSVFSWMFEGADAPDSVIYKQLQEKLNIRIKPITASWNDWEEKLNVMIASGEMPDVFVSYGIDRPVQYRQWIKEGMVLPISDYADQYPNIKNSLANFEVLAKTTGNKQYSLPIYNEAGSGKDAVSGHNILIRKDWLDKLNLQVPTTIDEFYAVAKAFSENDPDGNGKKDTYGYTSSSGGVWWQYPIFNAFDTSTERWEKEEGQWTPEVISDETKDAVTFLNGMYNEKILDPEFMLNTDDKKIEKFVTGKVGMIIHNANATFYNDIYNKFLKASPDADPKSIFTWVGTLKGKSGIQRMDGFNNFWCETSINAGISEEKQKKALELLDYLLSDEGQNLMLNGVEGVHYKKEGDKIVPLLSDEEKSKDKAFSLKALVSWNTDYLPDSTPNKEDIVALSKSTGDYAVPNPLAYLNISEDALDPSIPNQLNDYVNEEIIKLIVESKDVNVDFVKFKDAWLSKGGTKVIEETNKEAVAEGR, encoded by the coding sequence ATGTTTAACAGAAGAAACAAACTCGTATTCGCAGTAATGGCTGCATTCGCGCTTGGAAGCGTTCTCTCGGGTTGCGGCAACAACAACAACGGTGCGGCCTCATCGGCGCCAAGCGCCGCGACGGCAAGCGGCAGCGCGGTGAACGCGCCAAGCGAGTCGGCGGAGCCGGTCGAACTGAGCGTGTTCAGTTGGATGTTCGAGGGGGCGGACGCGCCGGATTCGGTTATTTACAAGCAGCTTCAGGAGAAGCTGAACATTCGAATCAAGCCGATTACGGCTTCTTGGAACGACTGGGAAGAGAAACTGAACGTCATGATTGCCTCCGGGGAAATGCCCGACGTCTTTGTCTCCTATGGGATCGACCGTCCGGTTCAATACCGCCAGTGGATTAAAGAAGGCATGGTGCTTCCGATATCCGATTATGCCGACCAATATCCGAATATCAAGAATTCGTTAGCCAACTTCGAAGTATTGGCCAAGACGACGGGAAATAAGCAATACTCACTGCCGATTTATAACGAAGCGGGCAGCGGCAAAGATGCGGTCAGCGGGCATAACATCCTGATTCGCAAAGATTGGCTGGACAAGCTAAACCTTCAAGTGCCGACGACGATTGATGAATTTTACGCCGTCGCCAAGGCATTCTCAGAGAACGATCCGGACGGCAACGGCAAGAAGGATACTTACGGTTATACGTCCAGCTCCGGCGGCGTATGGTGGCAATACCCGATCTTTAATGCGTTCGACACGAGCACGGAGCGTTGGGAGAAGGAAGAAGGACAATGGACACCGGAAGTCATATCCGATGAAACGAAGGATGCCGTAACGTTCTTGAATGGAATGTATAATGAGAAGATCCTCGATCCCGAATTCATGCTGAATACGGATGACAAGAAAATCGAGAAATTCGTGACGGGCAAAGTCGGCATGATCATTCACAATGCCAATGCAACGTTCTACAACGATATCTACAATAAATTTTTAAAGGCAAGTCCGGATGCGGATCCGAAATCCATTTTCACCTGGGTCGGCACGTTAAAGGGGAAATCGGGCATTCAACGGATGGACGGCTTCAATAACTTCTGGTGCGAAACATCTATCAATGCCGGCATCTCCGAAGAGAAACAAAAGAAAGCGCTGGAGCTTCTCGATTACTTGCTCTCCGATGAAGGCCAGAATCTGATGCTCAACGGCGTCGAAGGCGTGCATTACAAGAAAGAAGGAGACAAGATCGTTCCTTTGCTGTCGGATGAAGAGAAGTCCAAGGACAAGGCATTCAGCCTGAAGGCGCTCGTTTCTTGGAACACGGATTATTTACCCGACAGTACGCCGAATAAGGAAGACATCGTGGCCTTGTCTAAATCCACAGGCGATTATGCCGTACCTAATCCGTTGGCTTACTTGAATATTAGCGAGGATGCGTTGGATCCAAGCATTCCTAATCAGTTGAATGACTACGTTAACGAAGAAATCATCAAGCTCATTGTTGAATCCAAGGACGTCAATGTGGATTTCGTGAAATTCAAGGATGCTTGGTTGTCTAAAGGCGGCACGAAGGTGATCGAAGAAACGAATAAAGAAGCCGTAGCGGAAGGGCGTTAA
- a CDS encoding carbohydrate ABC transporter permease, producing MNILFLVFMVLITLYPFWHVLVGSIMPYEESIRSTLHLFPRRISFEAYEFVFSKDTIMRSLLVSLFVTVAGTLYQLFVTAITAYPLIKHDLPGRSAIFLFIIFTMFFGGGLIPYYLLIKNLGLVNSLAVMIIPAAISTYNMIVLKTFFQNIPIELEESAKMDGAGYMKIFFRIILPLSVPALATIALFIAVGQWNNWYTPMLFLNDKEIWPLAMVLRDILINNNMELTRGGSFVSEEFMLGDTIKNAVVIVSVVPIIVVYPFIQKHFVKGVMIGSIKS from the coding sequence TTGAACATCCTGTTTCTCGTATTCATGGTGCTGATTACGCTGTATCCCTTCTGGCACGTGCTGGTAGGTTCGATCATGCCTTACGAGGAATCGATTCGATCCACCTTGCATTTGTTCCCTAGGAGAATATCTTTCGAGGCTTACGAATTCGTATTCTCCAAGGATACGATCATGAGATCCCTTCTTGTCTCCTTGTTTGTGACGGTCGCGGGAACCTTGTACCAACTATTCGTTACGGCGATCACGGCTTATCCGCTGATCAAACACGATCTTCCCGGCAGGTCCGCGATTTTCCTGTTTATCATCTTCACCATGTTTTTCGGCGGAGGATTGATTCCTTATTACCTGCTGATCAAGAATCTGGGATTGGTGAATAGTCTTGCGGTAATGATTATCCCCGCGGCGATCAGCACGTATAACATGATCGTCCTGAAGACGTTCTTCCAGAACATTCCGATCGAACTGGAGGAATCGGCGAAGATGGACGGCGCAGGATATATGAAAATATTCTTTCGAATCATTCTGCCGTTGTCTGTCCCCGCTCTGGCGACGATCGCCTTGTTCATTGCGGTAGGACAATGGAATAACTGGTATACTCCGATGCTGTTCCTGAACGATAAGGAGATTTGGCCTTTAGCGATGGTATTGAGGGATATCCTTATCAACAACAATATGGAGCTCACCCGCGGAGGCAGCTTCGTCAGCGAGGAATTCATGCTCGGCGACACGATCAAGAACGCGGTCGTCATCGTATCCGTCGTTCCGATTATTGTCGTGTATCCCTTCATCCAGAAGCACTTCGTGAAAGGGGTGATGATCGGTTCGATCAAGAGTTGA
- a CDS encoding ABC transporter permease, giving the protein MTKRMMKYKMLYVMLLPAIVFLFVFNYIPMYGASIAFKDFWITKGILGSPWVGFDHFEQLFKTDKFWQVFRNTIEINLLRLVFGFPAPIFLAILLNEVRLKWFKRSIQTIVYLPHFISWVTISGIIFSLLSNEGLVNKVITAFGGDSVNFLTSNGMFRPLLVLSGIWKEIGWGTIIFLAALSGVNPDLYEAATVDGANRFKQIVHITLPSLLPIISILLILNFGSMMTGGFDQVFNLYNTMVYESGDVIDTYVYRIGLTQGKYSMATAIGLFLNVINFVLLIVVNSASKKMSGQGIY; this is encoded by the coding sequence ATGACGAAGCGAATGATGAAATACAAAATGCTATACGTCATGCTGCTGCCGGCAATCGTGTTCTTATTCGTATTTAATTACATTCCGATGTACGGTGCGTCGATCGCTTTCAAAGATTTCTGGATCACGAAAGGGATTCTGGGAAGCCCGTGGGTCGGGTTCGATCATTTCGAGCAGTTGTTCAAGACCGATAAGTTCTGGCAAGTGTTCCGCAATACGATCGAGATCAACCTGCTGCGACTCGTATTCGGATTTCCGGCTCCGATCTTCCTAGCCATCTTATTAAATGAGGTGCGCCTTAAATGGTTCAAACGTTCGATCCAAACGATCGTGTACTTGCCGCACTTCATCTCCTGGGTTACCATCTCGGGCATTATTTTCTCGCTGCTCTCCAATGAAGGGCTGGTTAATAAAGTCATTACGGCTTTCGGGGGAGACAGCGTCAACTTCCTGACGAGCAACGGCATGTTCCGTCCCCTTCTCGTTCTCTCCGGCATATGGAAAGAAATCGGCTGGGGTACGATCATTTTTTTGGCCGCTTTATCGGGCGTTAATCCGGATCTGTACGAAGCGGCTACCGTGGACGGGGCGAACCGGTTCAAACAAATCGTTCATATTACACTGCCGAGCTTGCTTCCTATTATCTCTATTCTTCTTATATTGAACTTTGGAAGTATGATGACCGGCGGGTTCGACCAAGTATTCAACCTGTATAACACGATGGTATACGAAAGCGGCGATGTCATCGACACTTACGTGTACCGGATCGGATTGACCCAAGGGAAATACAGCATGGCAACGGCAATCGGTCTGTTTCTGAATGTCATCAATTTCGTCCTGCTTATCGTCGTAAATAGCGCCTCCAAGAAAATGAGCGGACAAGGAATTTATTAA